The stretch of DNA GAGTCTATCGTGTCGTTGAATGTTGAGCGGTAGCCGTCCCTTCTCACTTCACCAGAAACGCCTTCGAATCTTCACCGGACGCGGTGGTGACGGTCATCATGGCCATGCCTTTGCGTCTGCCGGTCGGCACGGTTGCGGTGATCTTGGTATCGCTGACGAATGTGAATGCGGCGGGATACCCAGGACCGAAGGACAGTGAGCGTAAGCAAGCGACGGGACCGAACCCTCTGCCGGAAATCGTCACCTTCTCACCCGCTTTGGCTTCATCCGGAAGCACGGATTGAATCTTGGGTGCTTCCCCGAAACAGGCGGGTGCTTTGGCGGCTGTTTCCGCCGAGGCATACTTGGGCGCCGAGCCCTTGGCGAGCGGCGCCGGCGTGGACTTCTGGCCCCCGCTCTTCGCGGCGGCCTTTTTTTCAGGGGCCTTCTTGGCCGCCGGTGCGGCCTGTTCAGTCGGCTTCTTGGTGTCTTCAGCCGCCGTGACGGGGATGACTCCCCCCAACAACATGAATCCCATGACCGTCGACCACACAACTGTCTGTTTCTCGCTTGGCATGACCGGCCTCCATGTACACTAAAAGGTGATGCGGGCTGACGACGAATCGTCTCAGTCTTCGATCGTCGAAATATCGCCCACGTCTTGTCCCAGTTCCTTGGCCTTGAGCACCCGCCGCATGATTTTTCCGGACCTGGTCTTCGGCAATGACGGCACGATATCGATTTCTTTCGGTACCGCGATTTTCCCCAACTCCTTCAGCACATGGTCTTTGAGCGATTGCACCAACTCTTTCGAGTCCTGGTAGCCCTGTTTCAAAATGACAAACGCCTTGATCGCTTCACCCGCGGTGCGATGTGGTTTGCCGATGACCGCCGCTTCAGCCACCGCTTCGTGACTCACCAAGGCGCTTTCGACTTCCGCCGTGCCGATGCGGTTGCCGGCGACTTTAATGACGTCGTCGGCGCGGCCCATAAACCACATGTATCCGTCGTTGTCTTTCCGGCAGACGTCGCCCGCCGTATAACAATTGGGGATCGTATTCCAGTAGACCTTGTAGCGATCGGGGTCTTTGTAGATCGTCCGCATCATCGACGGCCAAGGCTTCTTGATGACGGCAAATCCGCCGGCATTGTTCGGCAGGCTGTTGCCTTCCTTGTCGACCACGTCGGCCTCGATGCCGAGGAACGGTCGGGTGGCCGACCCTGGTTTCAGTGGGACGGAGGGCAGGGGGGTCACCAGGATGGAGCCGGTTTCGGTCTGCCACCAGGTATCCATGATGGGTTTGTCGCTGCCGGTGACGCGGTAAAACCATTCCCAGGCTTCCGGGTTGATCGGCTCGCCGACGCTGCCGAGGATTCGCAACGTGGAGAGGTCGTATTTCTTAGGCCAGTCCTCGCCGTATTTCATCAGGAGCCGGACCGCCGTGGGTGTGGTATAGAAAATCGAGACGCCGTAGTGGGCGATGAGATCCCACCAGCGGCCGGGGTTCGGGTAGTCGGGTTTGCCTTCGGCCATGAGGATGGTTGCGCCGTTCAATAGCGGGCCATAGACGATGTAACTGTGGCCGGTGACCCAGCCCGGATCGGCCACGCAGAAGTAGACGTCTTCTTCCTTGAGGTCGAACACATATTTCGTGGTGATGTAGGTGCCGACCATATAGCCGCCGTGCACATGCACGACGCCTTTGGGTTTGCCGGTGGTACCCGAGGTGTAGAGAATGTAGAGCGGAGTTTCCGCATCGAGCGGTTCCGCCCGGCAGACAGCGGGCTGTTCTTTCAGCCACTCGACCCAATCGAGTTCTTTCGGCGCCGCAAGGGGAGCGTGCGAGGATTCGCGTCGCACGACCACGACCTTTTCGACGGACGGGCAGGTTCTCACGGCATCGTCGACGACGCCTTTGAGAGTGATGGATTTTCCGCGATCGTAGCCGACATCCGCCGTAATGACCACGCGCGCTTCGGCATCCTGAATACGACTGGCCAAGGCCGGAGCGCTGAAGCCGGAATACACGACGCTGTGGATGACGCCGATACGGGCGCAGGCCAGCATCGCGACGACTTGCTCCGGAATTTTCGGAAGATAGATCGTGACGCGGTCGCCCTGCTGCAGGCCAAGCGCTTTGAGGGCATTGGCACAGCGGTTAACCTGGCGTAGCAATTCTCCATAGGTGAAGATGCGCTCTTCGCCGTTCTCACCGACCCAGATGATGGCGACTTTATTGCGCCGCCAGGTGTTCGCGTGGCGATCCAAACAGTTGTAGGCGATGTTGCAGGTCGCGCCGACGAACCATTTTGCCCAGGGGTAGTTCCAGTCGAGCACTTTGCTCCAGGGCGAAAACCACTCCAGCTCCTTGGCCACACCACCCCAGAACGCATCCGGATCGGCGATGGACGCCTTGTACGCCTGGTCGTAATCCTGAATATGAGCGGCCGCCTTGGTCTTGGCGGTTGGTTGAATGACACGTCCTTCTTTCGTGAGCGTATCGATCTTCTCGTCCATCGGTACCATGCCTCCAGAAATCGCGGGCCTATACGGCGCGCGGTTTAATCATCCTGGCATTATGCGGACGGGGGCATAGAACTGCAACCCTCCACGCCTCCGTGAGCCTGTTCCAGATGCAGCAAAGGCCGCGTGGCGCAAGGCTGGAGGGCTCTACCTTTCTTGACAGTCAGGAGGAGACGAGGGTACGCTGATCCCGTTGCATTTCACTGGATTACTCCCTACATGAACTCGTCTATATATCCCCGTGTGCGTCGAATGTTTGTCGGTCTGGTGGCATTGTGTGCGGCCGGCACCTGTGGCAGTGTCACCATGGTCCACGCGCAGGTCGGCAAGCCGGAGGGACTCTATTACAAGTCGTGGGCGGTTGTGGTTGGTATCGAGAACTATCTCGTGGCGCCGAAGGTGCCCGGTGCCGTGGAGAGTGCCCATGCGGTGGCGACGGCGCTACGGGGGCTCGGCTTCGATGAAGTGATCGAGCTCCAGGACAAAGAGGCGAGTTCCAGGCATCTGCTCCAGATCCTCAACGACTATTTGCCGCGCAAAGTGGGGCGGCAGGACCGTGTGCTGTTCTTTTTTGCGGGGCACGCGGGAATCACCCAGGATGCGCAATCCAAGGAACTGGGGTACCTGGTGCCGTGGGATGCGCAGCTGAACAATTCGGCCAAAGCCATCACGTTCGATCAGCTCAAAGAATTCAGCCGGCGGTCCGCCTCTAAACACATGTTGATGTTGTTCGACGCGAACATCCACGGATGGGAGGTGACCGCGCCGCAGCCGTTGTCGCTCGAAGGTCGCTCGTCGCAGGAGGATGAGATGGAGAAACGAGCCATCCAAGTCCTGACCGCGGCTGAAAAAGAAGAGACGGTCGGCCACGTGCCGGGCCAGAGTGCATTTGTGACGGCATTGGTCGCGGGTCTCAGCGGTGCCGCCGATCTCAATAAGAACGGGTGGATCATGGCCAGTGAACTTGCCGCCCAGGTCAAGCGGGATGTGGAGGGTGCGACCAAGGGGGCGCAGCATCCGCAGTTCGTGCAGTTGGAGGGTGACGGGGATGTGATCCTCATTGAAGGTCAAAAAGGCGCCTTCCAAGCCGGGAAGGAACCGACGAGTGAGGCGGACCGCATGAGGGAGGCCCGCATCCAATATGAACAAGCCTTTACATTGCTGCAGCGGCAGGAGTCAGCCGAAGAGGCCTTGGAGCGGCTCAACCGCGCGATCGGCTACGATCCGTCCTTCGGGGATGCCTATGTGCTGAAGAGTTATATTCGTCTGGAAGTATTGCCTAACCTTGAGGAGTCGTTGTTGGCCGCGCGCGCAGCCGTACAACATGCGCCGCAGAATCCCGACTCCCATTACTCCCTGGCGCTCGCGCTGGAGAAAAATGGGCAGTACCAGGACGCTGAGCAGGCCATGCAGCAGGCGTTAGTGGTGAATCCGGCCTATGGGGATGTCTATTTTTCGCTCGGCGCGCTCTATGCCGACCATTTGAACGAACCGCAAAAGTCCGTCGACGCGTTTCGCCGGTATTTGGAGTTGGGCGGACAGAGTGAACGGGCGATCCGTGCCGTCCAATCCAGCGCTTCTCCGGCTGATAAACCTGCCCCCTAGCAGGCTGTGTCGATGTCAGAGTCGGTCGCAGGCTGCTTAAAAAGGCTGTCCAGCAAGGCCGCAGCGAGCGAAGAGGCGAATCGGACTCGGGCCGTAAGGTGAGCCTCTGAGTGATGTGAGAACGCTGCTGGCAGCCTTTTTACGCAGCCTGCTAGTCTTTTCCTCCGCCTTTCAGATACCCCAGCCCAATCTTCAACGCCCGACGCGTAATTTCCGGCCAACGGACCTGAGGATACTCCGCCAATACGGCGGCCGCCTTGGGATCCTGGATATCGAGTTGCACCACTTTAATGATGCCGTCTTCAATCTGAACGTCAGCCATGTGTGTGTCTCCTCATGAACAACCGGTGTCGTGGGGTGATGAATCGGCTCTCTCGTCAACCGGAACAGTCGTTGCGCGTTGACAGTGTTAGGGGTGCATGTTAGCATAAAATCTGCTTTTTTCGCCCAACTGTGCCTGGTGACAGTGAACCACACACGTGTCGCTCCCATCATCTTTCCGCGCACAACTACGCCGTCATCGGTCATCTGTGTCACACCAAGGAGGAATCGTATGAGCAGAGTAGAGGGAGCTTTGTCTAAGTTCACCGGGAGCGCACTGGCGCTTGTACTCCTCATTGGGCTGACTGCCTGCGGCGGGCCTCCGAACTGGGTCAAAAAAGGATCCGGTGCATTCAACGAGAAAAGCGACAAGTCCTTTTATGGTGTCGGCTCGGTGGTCGGTGTGCGCAACGAACCGTTAGCCTGGGACACGGCGGAGAACCGCAGCCGCGCGGAAATCGCCAAAACCTTCGAAACCTATACCGCCTATCTTATGCGGGACTATGCGGCTTCCACGACCGCCGGCGATTTTTCGCGTAACAGTGAAGAACAGAACATCGAGCGGGCCGTGAAGACGTTCTCTGCTGTGACGTTGAACGGTGTGAAGCCGATGGATCGCTACAAAGACGAAAAATCCGGCATCTACTACGTGTTGACCAAGCTCAGTCTCGAAGATATGAAGAACAATCTGGAACAGGCGAAGGAACTGAATAGTCAGGTCCGTGATTTTGTGCGGAAGAATGCGGACCGGTTGTTCGATCGTCTGGAAAAAGAAGAAGACAAGCGAGACACGAAATAACTGCGGCCGTGCCGGCGTGTGCCGGCCGGGAGGAGAGAGCATGATCGAGTGGCGGGATTGTTCAGTCGGGCGAACCTTCGCGACGATGGTGCTGGTGGGGGCGGCGGCGATCGCCAGCGGATGTGGCCACGAAACAAAGGTCACGCGTGTTGACACGGGTGTCGTCACGGACCTCAGCGGGCGTTGGAACGACACGGACTCACAAATGGTGGCCGAAGCCATGGTGAAAGAAGCCTTGGCCAATCCCTGGCTCGGTAATTTCACCAAGGGCAAGACTCGTCAGCCGGTCGTCATCGTCGGGACCGTCCTCAATAAGAGCCATGAACATATCAATGTGCAGACGTTTGTGAATGATCTGGAGCGGGAGCTCACGAACTCGCAAAAAGTGACCTTCGTCGCGGGCAAGGGCGAGCGTGAAGAGGTGCGGGAGGAGCGGCGCGAGCAGGCTGTGCATGCCCGTGAGGACACGCAGAAAGCGCCCGGCAAAGAAATCGGTGCGGATTACATGATGCGCGGCAGCATCTCCACGATTTTAGATGAACAGGATGGGGCCAAAGCAGTCTTCTATCAGATCGATCTGGAAATGGTGGATATGGAAAATAATGTGAAGGCGTGGTTCGGGCAGAAGAAGATCAAGAAAGTCGTCGAAAAGAAACGAACGATTTTTTAGCCCGACGTATTCTGTTGAAACGCCACTTCCCATCGACCACGGCCTCCCCTCGGGGAGGCCGTTTCATTTCTCTCCCCTGGATGCCCGTTGTTTTCGTGGCACTGTTATGGGCCCTCTCGGGGTGCGGGCTCTCCACCAATCACTATCTCCTCATCGATCAGAGTTTGCTGGCGAATGACCCCCGGCGGGCGGATGCCATCATGGCGCAGGCCGAGTCCGAATACGGCGGGCGCAATCGCCTGCTGTACAGCATGGATCGCGGGATGACACTCCATCTCGCCGGCGACTACGTTCAGAGCAACAGTCTCCTCGAACAGGCCTCCCTCGAAGTGGACCGGTTGTACACCCGGACGATCCGCACCGAGACGGCGGCCTTTCTCACCAACGACAACATGTTGCCCTATGAGGGAGATCCCTACGAACACGTGATGATCAATGTGATCAAGGCCCTCAATTATGCCGCCATGGGACAACTGACGGAGGCGGTGGTGGAGGCGCGGCAGATCGACCATCGATTAAACGTGCTCTCCGACAGCACCAAAGAAAAAGACGGGTATCGCGAAGATGCCTTTGCGCGTTATCTGAGCGGTGTGTTGTACGAGGCGACGGGGGAGCTCAACGATGCCTTCATCGCGTACCGCAAGGCCTATGACATTTATGAATCGACGCGCGGGTGGGCCCGCACGCCCATGCCGCCGATGTTGCGCGCGGACCTGCTCAGAACCACTGATGCGCTGCATATGACGACTGAGTTTGAAGAGTATCGTCGGCAGTTCCCTGACACGGCATGGGTGTCGCTGCAGGGGAATCCTGATCTCGCTCAGGTGGTAGTGATCGGTTATAATGGCCGCGCGCCGCGCAAGGAGGAGATGAATCTCGACCTTCCGGTCAGTCTGAGCGCGCTGCAATTGGTCCTGCTGAATCGAGGCGTGATTCACGCGTCCAACCGCCAGGAGCGGCGTGTGGCCGACAGCGTGTTGTATGGCCTGAACGGCCGCGTCGTGCGGGTGGCCTTGCCTCGATTGGTGCCGCAAAAAACACAGGTCTCGTACGAATCGGTCACCTTGGTGCCTCGGACGGGAACGCCGATCACCGGACAATCGCAGCTGGTCTATAACGGCACCGCATTGGCGGAGAAATCTCTTTCCGACCGCATGCCCGGAATCACGACGAAGGCGCTGGCGCGGGCCGCCGTGAAGTTTGCTGCGGCCGAAGCGGCGACGCGTGGCACCCAACATGCCGTCAACAAGGGGGATGCGCAGTGGGTCGGGTTGTTGGTGGGCCTGCTGGCCCACGGCCTGGCGGTGGCGTCCGAAGTCGCCGATACAAGGAGCTGGCGCACTTTGCCCGATGAAATTCAGATCTCCCGTTTGTGGGTGCCGGCAGGCGAATACGAGAGCCGCATTCAGCCGGTCGTCCGAAACGGCGGAGCGCCGCAAGCCGGTGTGTCCCGGCCGCTGGTGCTTCGCGCCGGGCAAACAGTCTTCCTGATCGAACGGGTGGTGTTATGAGAATCGTCATGGGTCGCGGGAGACAGGCCGTCCTCTTGGCGTTCATGTTGGGGATCATCGCCGGCTGCGGATGGTTTGGGGGGGCGACTCGTCCGTCCTGGATCGATGGCGGCAGTCCCCAGTTTCCTTCCGCCCAGTATTTGACGGGAGTGGGCCAGGCTGATTCGCGCCCGCAGGCGACTGAGCAGGCGTATGCCGCCGTCTCGAGAATTTTCAAAGCCGAGATTACGGCACAGGCGAAAGATTGGGAATCGTATTTGGTGGTAGAGTCCCGCGGGCAAACGCACACAGAACGTCGCCTCACGCTCGACACTGTGACCCGCGTGACCACCGACAAGGTGCTGGAAAACGTGCACGTGTTGGATACTTGGTTTGACCAAACGACGCGACAGTACTATGCTCTGGCAGGCATGAACCGAGCGCAAGCCGAATCGGCGATGGTGGAACGCCTCACGGAACTGGATCGTACGATCCAGACAGAAGTGACTGAAGCCCATCAGACGCAGGATAAACTCTCCCATGTGCGGAATCTTAAGCGTGCAGCCAAGAATCTGGTGCTGCGCGAGGCGTACAACGCCGACTTGCGTGTCGTGCGCCCGAACGGCCAGGGCAACTCCTCGACGTATCGCGTGGCTGAATTGATCGCTGAATTGGAACAGTATCTCTCGAAGAACCTCGTCATGGCGGTTGATCTATCCGGCGATCAGGCCGAACCGTTAGAACGGGCGCTCGTGGACGGTCTTACGCAGGAGGGGTTCACGGTGGTGGGACGGGGCGCCGGGGCCAGTACCGTGCCACCGGAGCTGCTCATGAAGGGGTCGGTGCGTCTCTGGCCGATCGAGGTGAACGATCCTCATTTTCGATATGTGCGCTGGTGTGCGGAGTCCGTGATCGAGGAGGTCGCGACCCATCGCGTGGTCGGGGCCGTGTCGAAAGGCGGCAAAGAAGGGCATGTCACAGAGCGTGAGGCCGCGGCTAAAGCGGTGCGGGTGATGCAGCAGGAGTTTGCATCGGATCTGGCCAGATCCGTGGCCGCGCATGTGTATGGGGAAATGGATTTGCCGGAATCGGCTGCCGCGCCGTCCGGTTGTCTGAAAGAGGCGGCGCAACCGCCGGTCACTCGTTAACGCGGTGAGTCAACCACAGGAGAGAGGAGCAGGGATGCGTAAGATAGGGACCCGGAAAGCGGGTGAGCAAGACAGCGGCGGGCGTCGTTTGTCGAGTCAGACGATGAAGAAACGGCTGCGTGAACGGTTGGCGGCGGATACGCAGCAGGTGTTGAAGAGCAACATCGTGAGTATTTTTCGCAAGCAGGGCTACTACGAGGAATTGCCGTTGGATGAATTGCAAGATCGCCTCTCCAAACTCCAGTCGCCGTTGGTGGACAGTCTCTTAAAGGGGAGGGTCTAGGATGCCGTACTACTATTTCGACTCCACGGCGTTGGTGAAACGGTACAGTATGGAACGCGGCACGCGGGTGGTGAACAAGCTCATGGTGAAACGTGGCAAGGTCGCCATTCTGCCCATGTGGAGCGTCACGGATTTTTACTCGGCCCTCTCCATTCGATCCCAGCAGGGCGAGATCACGCGGGACGACTGCTACTCGGTGTTGTACAAGTTTGAGATGGAGGCCTCGCAGGGACTGTTTCAGTTCATCTCCCCGACGATGGATACGTACCTGGCGGCGAAGGAACTGATCCTGGACTATCCGGCACTGCGCTCGCCGCAGCTGCTGCACCTGGCGCTGGCCTTGGAACTCAAGCCGCTTCGGCTGACCGTCGTGAGCGCGGACAAGCAGCTGTTGGCGGCCTGTCGTCCGGCGGGACTCCATATCATCAATCCGGAAGACGACTAGCGCGTAAGAGCTATGCAGATTGCTGACGGAGAGTCAGCATCGGCGTTATGCGGAGCCGGCTGCAATCGTATGTTCCGAGCGTACTTCCTGCAGGCCGTTCAAAAAGGCCGTTCAGCGAGGCCGCAGCAATGCGAGGAGACGAAGCCATATGGTTCTTACCCGCCCACCCGAGCTTGCCGAGACAAGCTCTTTTCCCGTGTGCGGTACGTTGAGCCTCGGAGCGATGCGAGAACGAAGCTGGCGGGCTTTTTCAACGGCCTGCTAGGCGGGACAGCGAAATTCCCCCTGAATCGAATCCAGCACGATAGACCAGTCTTCCATACCCTGCTGCGCCGCCTTCCTTCGAGGGGAGGCGGTGCCCTTCTCTTCTCTAACATCCGGCCCGCTGAGAGCTTCCTGCGCATGGCGCAGTTCGAGTTGTGCAAGTTGGAGACTCCCGCATACGCCGGCTGAAGCGGGGAGTTCCCCGCCGGCTCGACGAAACAGGGCGACGGCCCGATAGCCATGTTCTTGCGACCGGTAGAGGTGTTCTGTCGCGTTGAAGGTCTGTCGTGTGGCCGACTCAGTTTGCCGTTTGGCTAGTTGCGCGGCCATCAATGCTGCGCGGCCCATACTCATCGCCGCAGTTTCTGCATCGTCATTGCCCATCGCATCTTCCGCCTTTGCCCGGAGGCGGTCGAGTTCCGCCTCTTCCCCCATTACTTGAGCCTGTCCGTTGGCTGCGATGCAGACGATGAGCACCACCGCCAGGATGGCCCATGCAACAGTCGCCCGCCCCATGACCGACCTGCCGAAGGGAAGAAGGACGGCAGCGCTTGTTACTGGACGTGTTCCCAGGTGTCGATCTGTTTGATGCTCCAATTGACGGCTTCCTTCAATTTGACCAGGTTGGGATCGGCGTCGTTCTCGTGGACGCGGTAGAGAGACTTTTGGAGCGTGAACAGCGGCTCATACGCCCGCATGTCCGGCAACTTTCCGAGCGCCCAGGCGACCTCGGTTTTCACGGCGACATCCTCGGTGTTCAGCGTCTCGAGCAGGGGATCCACGATCGTGAAGTCTCCGTGCAAGGCGCCGACGATGCCCAGGGCTTTGGCGGCCGGCGCGCGCAAATCCGGGGTGCCGGACTTCATCGTTTTGATCAGCACCGGGATGGTGTCTTTCTGTCCGATATTGCCCAGTGCCAGCGCCGAGGCTTTGGCGATGCTGCGATCCGCACCGTTCAGTCCATCCAGGAGGCGGGGAATCGCCTTCACGGAGAAGAGCTCGCCGAACAGGGCCACCAGCTTCACCTTACGTGCGACCGGAGTCTTTGGATCGTCGTAGAGGCGAAACAACCGTGCTTCCTGTCCCCACTCAGCGGTGATGAGCGCCGGAAAATCGTACTCTTCCAGGCGGGCTTGTAATTTGGCCATCGCGAACGCGGTGGGA from Nitrospira sp. encodes:
- a CDS encoding type II toxin-antitoxin system VapC family toxin — protein: MPYYYFDSTALVKRYSMERGTRVVNKLMVKRGKVAILPMWSVTDFYSALSIRSQQGEITRDDCYSVLYKFEMEASQGLFQFISPTMDTYLAAKELILDYPALRSPQLLHLALALELKPLRLTVVSADKQLLAACRPAGLHIINPEDD
- a CDS encoding tetratricopeptide repeat protein, yielding MNSSIYPRVRRMFVGLVALCAAGTCGSVTMVHAQVGKPEGLYYKSWAVVVGIENYLVAPKVPGAVESAHAVATALRGLGFDEVIELQDKEASSRHLLQILNDYLPRKVGRQDRVLFFFAGHAGITQDAQSKELGYLVPWDAQLNNSAKAITFDQLKEFSRRSASKHMLMLFDANIHGWEVTAPQPLSLEGRSSQEDEMEKRAIQVLTAAEKEETVGHVPGQSAFVTALVAGLSGAADLNKNGWIMASELAAQVKRDVEGATKGAQHPQFVQLEGDGDVILIEGQKGAFQAGKEPTSEADRMREARIQYEQAFTLLQRQESAEEALERLNRAIGYDPSFGDAYVLKSYIRLEVLPNLEESLLAARAAVQHAPQNPDSHYSLALALEKNGQYQDAEQAMQQALVVNPAYGDVYFSLGALYADHLNEPQKSVDAFRRYLELGGQSERAIRAVQSSASPADKPAP
- a CDS encoding penicillin-binding protein activator LpoB; the encoded protein is MIEWRDCSVGRTFATMVLVGAAAIASGCGHETKVTRVDTGVVTDLSGRWNDTDSQMVAEAMVKEALANPWLGNFTKGKTRQPVVIVGTVLNKSHEHINVQTFVNDLERELTNSQKVTFVAGKGEREEVREERREQAVHAREDTQKAPGKEIGADYMMRGSISTILDEQDGAKAVFYQIDLEMVDMENNVKAWFGQKKIKKVVEKKRTIF
- the acs gene encoding acetate--CoA ligase, producing the protein MDEKIDTLTKEGRVIQPTAKTKAAAHIQDYDQAYKASIADPDAFWGGVAKELEWFSPWSKVLDWNYPWAKWFVGATCNIAYNCLDRHANTWRRNKVAIIWVGENGEERIFTYGELLRQVNRCANALKALGLQQGDRVTIYLPKIPEQVVAMLACARIGVIHSVVYSGFSAPALASRIQDAEARVVITADVGYDRGKSITLKGVVDDAVRTCPSVEKVVVVRRESSHAPLAAPKELDWVEWLKEQPAVCRAEPLDAETPLYILYTSGTTGKPKGVVHVHGGYMVGTYITTKYVFDLKEEDVYFCVADPGWVTGHSYIVYGPLLNGATILMAEGKPDYPNPGRWWDLIAHYGVSIFYTTPTAVRLLMKYGEDWPKKYDLSTLRILGSVGEPINPEAWEWFYRVTGSDKPIMDTWWQTETGSILVTPLPSVPLKPGSATRPFLGIEADVVDKEGNSLPNNAGGFAVIKKPWPSMMRTIYKDPDRYKVYWNTIPNCYTAGDVCRKDNDGYMWFMGRADDVIKVAGNRIGTAEVESALVSHEAVAEAAVIGKPHRTAGEAIKAFVILKQGYQDSKELVQSLKDHVLKELGKIAVPKEIDIVPSLPKTRSGKIMRRVLKAKELGQDVGDISTIED
- a CDS encoding IPT/TIG domain-containing protein, giving the protein MPSEKQTVVWSTVMGFMLLGGVIPVTAAEDTKKPTEQAAPAAKKAPEKKAAAKSGGQKSTPAPLAKGSAPKYASAETAAKAPACFGEAPKIQSVLPDEAKAGEKVTISGRGFGPVACLRSLSFGPGYPAAFTFVSDTKITATVPTGRRKGMAMMTVTTASGEDSKAFLVK
- a CDS encoding LPP20 family lipoprotein; the protein is MGRGRQAVLLAFMLGIIAGCGWFGGATRPSWIDGGSPQFPSAQYLTGVGQADSRPQATEQAYAAVSRIFKAEITAQAKDWESYLVVESRGQTHTERRLTLDTVTRVTTDKVLENVHVLDTWFDQTTRQYYALAGMNRAQAESAMVERLTELDRTIQTEVTEAHQTQDKLSHVRNLKRAAKNLVLREAYNADLRVVRPNGQGNSSTYRVAELIAELEQYLSKNLVMAVDLSGDQAEPLERALVDGLTQEGFTVVGRGAGASTVPPELLMKGSVRLWPIEVNDPHFRYVRWCAESVIEEVATHRVVGAVSKGGKEGHVTEREAAAKAVRVMQQEFASDLARSVAAHVYGEMDLPESAAAPSGCLKEAAQPPVTR
- a CDS encoding HEAT repeat domain-containing protein, translating into MRCILSLVTLGTLLLLGDHSWARRDALTAEQKSQLERIDRVFVDVIALSDKGSIDPTPLVEVVAGRMKEFDYTTVTDPAQPHDVELRIKCEQRKTWEGSTTMGSDADLPDAPSRIWKGPACQLGYLLNGKKMAWRKEVRTEFDDAQAAATIAKAGDPTAFAMAKLQARLEEYDFPALITAEWGQEARLFRLYDDPKTPVARKVKLVALFGELFSVKAIPRLLDGLNGADRSIAKASALALGNIGQKDTIPVLIKTMKSGTPDLRAPAAKALGIVGALHGDFTIVDPLLETLNTEDVAVKTEVAWALGKLPDMRAYEPLFTLQKSLYRVHENDADPNLVKLKEAVNWSIKQIDTWEHVQ